In a single window of the Terrirubrum flagellatum genome:
- a CDS encoding TetR/AcrR family transcriptional regulator: MRVSRVQAEKNRQAVIDVASRLFREHGFDGIGLKDLMENAGLTQGAFYKQFASKDDLAAQASARALESATRRWSAAAEANPKDPLGAAIAFYLSTGHREERGDGCPVVALGSDAARQGEDVKASFEAGIQKYLEMLGHWVGQPDAEDSADKAMAVLSTMVGAMVLSRAINNKRLSKRFLQAAAKSVMGLSTGAAQKGQRR, encoded by the coding sequence ATGCGCGTCAGTCGCGTTCAGGCCGAGAAAAACCGGCAAGCCGTGATCGATGTCGCAAGCCGCCTGTTTCGGGAGCACGGCTTTGACGGCATCGGCCTCAAAGATCTGATGGAGAATGCCGGGCTGACCCAAGGCGCGTTCTATAAGCAGTTCGCGTCGAAGGACGACCTGGCGGCGCAGGCCTCCGCGCGAGCATTAGAAAGTGCCACCCGGCGATGGTCGGCGGCAGCCGAGGCCAATCCGAAGGACCCGCTCGGTGCGGCGATCGCGTTCTATCTCAGCACAGGGCATCGCGAAGAAAGGGGCGACGGCTGTCCTGTCGTTGCGCTCGGCTCCGATGCCGCCCGTCAGGGCGAAGATGTGAAGGCATCTTTCGAAGCTGGAATCCAAAAATACCTGGAGATGCTCGGGCACTGGGTTGGCCAACCCGACGCCGAGGATTCGGCCGACAAGGCCATGGCTGTTCTCTCGACCATGGTGGGAGCAATGGTCCTGTCGCGCGCGATCAACAACAAGCGTCTGTCAAAGCGCTTCCTGCAAGCGGCGGCCAAGAGCGTGATGGGCTTGTCTACCGGTGCTGCCCAAAAAGGACAACGCCGATGA